A genome region from Chloroflexota bacterium includes the following:
- the treS gene encoding maltose alpha-D-glucosyltransferase — protein MNESGRAPDDRPLDDDPLWYKDAIIYELHVRTFYDSDGDGIGDFRGLIEKLDYLKALGITCIWLLPFFPSPLKDDGYDIADYHDVHPSLGTLVDFETFVVEAHRRGLRVMTEMVMNHTSDQHAWFQSARASVDSPYRDYYVWSDTDQDYPDARIIFTDTERSNWTWDAEAGQYFWHRFFSQQPDLNFDNPEVRRAMIDSLRFWLDRGVDGIRLDAVPYLYEREGTICENLPETHAYLREVRGAIDANYQGRIVLAEANQWPADVRPYFGNDDECHMAFHFPLMPRIFMAIRREESRPIVEIMGQTPDLPPLSQWAIFLRNHDELTLEMVTDDERDYMYREYARDPLMRVNIGIRRRLAPLMEGGRRQLELLNALLLSMPGTPVIYYGDEIGMGDNVYLGDRNGVRTPMQWSIDRNAGFSRADAARLYSPVIVDPVFGYQSVNVEAQLRTPTSLLQWMRRIIHIRRRFHAFGRGTIRFLTPANQKILAYLREYNGETLLCVNNLSRFVQPVELDLREFDGWTPVELFGETPFPKVGELPYMLSFGPHGFMWFRLAPPGVEEQGGRA, from the coding sequence ATCAACGAATCAGGAAGGGCACCGGATGACCGGCCACTCGACGACGATCCGCTCTGGTACAAGGACGCGATCATCTACGAGCTGCACGTCCGGACGTTTTATGACAGCGATGGCGACGGCATCGGCGACTTCCGGGGGCTGATCGAGAAGCTCGACTACCTGAAAGCGCTCGGCATCACCTGTATCTGGCTGCTGCCGTTCTTCCCGTCGCCGCTCAAGGATGACGGCTACGATATCGCGGACTATCACGATGTTCACCCGTCCCTGGGCACGCTGGTGGACTTCGAGACGTTCGTGGTCGAGGCGCATCGGCGTGGTCTGCGCGTGATGACCGAGATGGTGATGAACCACACCTCGGATCAGCACGCCTGGTTCCAGTCGGCGCGCGCCTCGGTGGATTCGCCGTACCGCGACTACTACGTGTGGTCCGACACGGACCAGGACTATCCGGACGCGCGCATCATCTTCACGGACACCGAACGCTCGAACTGGACCTGGGATGCCGAGGCCGGGCAGTACTTCTGGCACCGCTTCTTCAGCCAGCAGCCAGATCTGAACTTTGACAATCCAGAGGTCCGCCGCGCGATGATCGACAGCCTGCGGTTCTGGCTGGATCGGGGCGTGGACGGGATCCGCCTGGATGCCGTGCCGTACCTGTACGAGCGCGAAGGCACCATCTGCGAGAATCTGCCCGAGACGCACGCCTACCTGCGCGAGGTGCGTGGGGCCATCGACGCCAACTATCAGGGCCGCATCGTGCTGGCTGAGGCGAACCAGTGGCCGGCCGACGTCCGCCCGTACTTCGGCAACGACGACGAGTGCCACATGGCGTTTCACTTCCCGCTGATGCCGCGCATCTTCATGGCGATCCGCCGGGAGGAGAGCAGGCCCATCGTCGAGATCATGGGGCAGACGCCGGACCTGCCGCCTCTCAGCCAGTGGGCCATCTTCCTGCGGAACCACGACGAGCTGACGCTGGAGATGGTGACCGACGACGAGCGGGACTACATGTACCGCGAGTACGCCCGCGATCCGCTGATGCGGGTCAACATCGGGATTCGGCGGCGGCTCGCGCCGCTCATGGAGGGAGGGCGTCGCCAGTTGGAGCTGCTGAATGCGCTGCTGCTGTCGATGCCCGGCACACCGGTCATCTACTACGGCGACGAGATCGGGATGGGCGACAACGTCTATCTCGGCGACCGCAACGGCGTCCGAACGCCGATGCAGTGGAGCATCGACCGCAACGCTGGGTTCTCGCGGGCCGACGCCGCTCGCCTGTACAGCCCGGTGATCGTCGACCCCGTCTTCGGCTACCAGTCGGTGAACGTCGAGGCCCAGCTTCGGACGCCCACCTCGCTGCTGCAGTGGATGCGCCGCATCATCCACATTCGCAGGCGGTTCCATGCGTTCGGACGGGGGACCATCCGATTCCTGACGCCGGCGAACCAGAAGATCCTCGCGTATTTGCGTGAGTACAACGGCGAGACGCTGCTGTGCGTCAACAACCTTTCGCGGTTCGTGCAGCCAGTCGAGCTCGACCTGCGCGAGTTCGACGGTTGGACGCCGGTCGAGCTGTTCGGGGAGACGCCGTTCCCGAAGGTTGGCGAGCTGCCGTACATGCTGTCGTTCGGGCCGCACGGCTTCATGTGGTTTCGGCTCGCGCCGCCAGGCGTTGAAGAGCAGGGCGGCCGGGCGTGA
- a CDS encoding alpha-1,4-glucan--maltose-1-phosphate maltosyltransferase, translating to MPAESTAGNTFPHTFRTVVIEQVSPELDGGRYPVKREVGATFVVEADLFREGHDIITGRILFRPPTGDAWQSAPLTFVDNDRWRASFELTDLGLYTYTVEAYPDLYRSWASDTRKKADAGQDVSSDLLEGARLLTRLAALGSKADRATMLAAAEKIGDTRATAAALNVALSPNLVALVSSHVDPAIVTRYDRELQVKVDRVRARFGTWYEIFPRSQGTDPTRGATFREAEARIPAIAAMGFDVLYMTPIHPIGTTNRKGQNNTLVAEPGDPGSPYAIGSADGGHTAIAPELGTLDDFAHFEQTAKAHGMELAMDFAIQVSPDHPWVTEHPEWFYHRPDGTIKFAENPPKKYEDIYPINFNCEAWRELWAALRDIILFWAQRGVRIFRVDNPHTKPLDFWLWMIREVQREYPDTIFLAEAFTRPKVMRALAKAGFTQSYTYFTWRNERTEIEEYLTEITQPPVAEYFRGNLFINTPDILPDILQHGGRPAFIMRLVLGATVGSTYGIYNGYELCENTPRYPGSEYYLDSEMYEHKVWDWDRPGNIIDIVTAINRIRHANPALQIYSNLRFYGSEDPNIIFYGKAMPDRSNIILVALNLDPFETHYGGVFLPPGEFGIRDDEVYEVDDLLNGATYSWYGRHNWVRLDPRVQPAHILRVRRLGQSEAASSSAAAP from the coding sequence GCGACCTTTGTCGTTGAGGCCGACCTCTTCAGGGAGGGGCACGACATCATCACCGGGCGCATCCTGTTCCGGCCGCCCACCGGGGACGCCTGGCAGTCCGCCCCGTTGACCTTCGTGGACAATGACCGCTGGCGCGCCTCGTTCGAGCTGACAGACCTCGGGCTGTACACGTACACCGTCGAGGCGTACCCTGACCTGTACCGCTCGTGGGCCTCGGATACGCGCAAGAAGGCCGACGCCGGCCAGGATGTCAGCAGTGACCTCCTCGAGGGCGCGCGCCTGCTGACGCGTCTGGCGGCGCTCGGGAGCAAGGCCGACCGCGCCACGATGCTGGCGGCCGCCGAGAAGATCGGCGATACGCGCGCCACGGCAGCCGCCCTGAACGTCGCCCTCAGCCCCAACCTGGTGGCGCTCGTCAGCAGCCATGTCGACCCGGCCATTGTGACCCGCTACGACCGCGAGCTCCAGGTCAAGGTTGACCGCGTGCGCGCGCGCTTCGGGACGTGGTACGAGATCTTCCCACGGTCACAGGGGACGGACCCGACCCGCGGCGCGACGTTCCGCGAGGCCGAGGCCCGCATCCCGGCCATCGCTGCGATGGGCTTCGACGTGCTGTACATGACGCCGATCCACCCCATCGGGACGACGAATCGCAAGGGCCAGAACAATACGCTCGTCGCGGAGCCGGGCGACCCGGGCAGCCCGTACGCTATCGGTTCGGCGGACGGCGGCCACACGGCCATCGCGCCGGAGCTGGGCACGCTCGACGACTTCGCGCACTTCGAGCAGACGGCGAAGGCCCACGGTATGGAGCTGGCGATGGACTTCGCCATCCAGGTCTCGCCGGACCATCCGTGGGTCACGGAGCATCCGGAGTGGTTCTATCACCGCCCGGACGGCACCATCAAGTTCGCCGAGAACCCGCCCAAGAAGTACGAGGACATCTATCCGATCAACTTCAACTGCGAGGCGTGGCGGGAGTTGTGGGCGGCGCTGCGAGACATCATCCTGTTCTGGGCGCAGCGCGGCGTGCGGATTTTCCGGGTGGACAACCCCCACACCAAGCCGCTCGACTTCTGGCTGTGGATGATCCGCGAGGTGCAGCGGGAGTACCCGGACACGATCTTCCTGGCCGAGGCGTTCACGCGCCCGAAGGTGATGCGGGCGTTGGCGAAGGCTGGGTTCACGCAGTCGTACACCTACTTCACGTGGCGCAACGAGCGCACCGAGATCGAGGAGTACCTGACCGAGATCACCCAGCCGCCCGTCGCGGAGTATTTCCGGGGCAACCTCTTCATCAACACGCCGGACATCCTGCCAGACATCCTTCAGCATGGCGGGCGGCCGGCGTTCATCATGCGGCTGGTGCTTGGCGCGACGGTCGGGTCGACCTACGGCATCTACAACGGATACGAGCTGTGTGAGAACACCCCGCGCTACCCCGGCAGCGAGTACTATCTCGACTCCGAGATGTACGAGCACAAAGTCTGGGATTGGGACCGGCCGGGGAACATCATCGACATCGTGACGGCGATCAACCGGATTCGCCACGCGAACCCGGCCTTGCAGATATACTCGAACCTGCGCTTCTACGGCTCCGAAGACCCGAACATCATCTTTTACGGCAAGGCCATGCCGGACCGGTCGAACATCATCCTGGTGGCGCTCAACCTCGATCCGTTCGAGACCCACTACGGCGGGGTCTTCCTGCCACCGGGTGAGTTCGGCATCCGCGACGACGAGGTGTACGAGGTCGACGACCTGTTGAACGGCGCGACGTACAGCTGGTACGGCCGCCACAACTGGGTGCGCCTCGACCCACGGGTCCAGCCGGCGCACATCTTGCGAGTGCGGCGGCTGGGACAGTCAGAAGCTGCCTCCTCCTCTGCCGCCGCCCCGTAA
- a CDS encoding sugar phosphotransferase, giving the protein MSEAAGRDARAGSARASVLAAVCAALPRFLPAQRWYGAKGRRISRVAIRDVADLGDDPRALLTVIDVYGDGEQPASYFLPLGQWPADEADAPGEMIVSVGDLAVRDAIYDPDTCRALLAGILEGRSLPTANGGRLVFERAGGQQADAAFRALADPAQLAVRNVNVEQSNSSVIFGDALILKALRRLVVGVHPEVEITRFLSERTTFDRTPAMLGWADYHAPDGSIAPVAVLQRFVPNQGDGWSNVLARLRALADAPDGEAPLVASLDALGATLGGLHLALASASDDPAFAPEVISAADLDRWRARTHASLDGALTAIRRELARDDPTAGWTATARNLGTATLYGERRLRAAVDGVGVLADGRVAKTRHHGDFHLGQTLVGEDGWYIIDFEGEPARSLDERRAKQTPLRDVAGLLRSLDYAEATVVREGVVLPDPSLMDRLRARFLASYVAAVRGSRPPILPSHPDELAAALLALEAEKAIYELGYELSNRPDWVEIPLSALARLAESA; this is encoded by the coding sequence GTGAGTGAGGCCGCCGGGCGCGACGCGCGGGCCGGGTCAGCACGCGCGTCGGTCCTGGCGGCCGTCTGCGCGGCGCTGCCACGGTTCTTGCCGGCCCAGCGCTGGTACGGCGCAAAGGGGCGTCGCATCTCGCGCGTGGCGATCCGGGACGTTGCCGACTTGGGCGATGATCCCCGCGCTCTGCTCACGGTGATCGACGTGTACGGCGACGGCGAGCAGCCGGCGAGCTACTTTCTGCCGCTCGGGCAGTGGCCGGCCGACGAGGCCGACGCCCCTGGCGAAATGATCGTCTCGGTGGGCGACCTGGCCGTCCGCGATGCCATCTACGATCCAGACACCTGCCGCGCATTGCTGGCGGGTATCCTGGAGGGGCGCTCGCTGCCGACCGCGAACGGCGGCCGGCTCGTGTTCGAGCGGGCGGGCGGGCAGCAAGCCGACGCGGCGTTTCGCGCGCTGGCCGATCCGGCGCAGCTGGCGGTGCGGAACGTCAACGTCGAGCAGAGCAACAGCTCGGTGATCTTCGGGGACGCGCTGATCCTGAAAGCGCTGCGGCGGCTTGTCGTCGGGGTCCATCCCGAGGTCGAGATCACGCGCTTCCTGAGCGAGCGCACCACGTTTGACCGGACGCCCGCGATGCTCGGCTGGGCTGACTACCATGCGCCAGATGGCTCGATTGCGCCGGTGGCCGTGCTCCAGCGCTTCGTGCCGAACCAGGGAGACGGCTGGAGCAATGTGCTGGCTCGGCTCCGGGCGCTGGCGGACGCGCCGGACGGCGAGGCGCCGCTCGTGGCCAGCCTCGACGCGCTGGGTGCGACACTGGGCGGACTGCATCTCGCGCTCGCGTCGGCCTCCGACGACCCCGCGTTCGCGCCGGAGGTCATCTCGGCGGCCGACCTCGACCGGTGGCGCGCACGCACCCATGCCAGCCTCGACGGGGCATTGACGGCGATTCGACGCGAGCTGGCGCGCGACGACCCGACAGCAGGCTGGACGGCGACGGCGCGGAACCTGGGCACGGCGACCCTGTATGGTGAGCGGCGGCTGCGTGCTGCCGTCGATGGCGTCGGCGTGCTGGCCGATGGACGGGTGGCCAAGACCCGCCACCACGGCGACTTTCACCTGGGACAGACGCTGGTCGGCGAAGACGGCTGGTACATCATCGACTTCGAGGGGGAGCCGGCCCGCTCGCTGGACGAGCGCCGCGCGAAGCAGACACCCCTCCGTGATGTAGCAGGCCTGCTGCGTTCGCTGGACTATGCCGAGGCCACCGTCGTCCGCGAGGGAGTCGTACTGCCCGATCCGTCGCTGATGGACCGCCTTCGCGCGCGGTTCCTGGCGAGCTACGTCGCCGCCGTGCGGGGGTCCAGGCCGCCGATCCTGCCGTCTCACCCCGATGAGCTGGCGGCGGCGCTCCTGGCGCTGGAGGCCGAAAAGGCGATCTACGAGCTGGGCTACGAGCTGAGCAACCGGCCGGACTGGGTCGAGATCCCACTGAGCGCCCTGGCGCGCCTCGCCGAGTCGGCGTAA